Proteins co-encoded in one Flavobacterium fluviale genomic window:
- a CDS encoding ABC transporter ATP-binding protein, whose product MKLLYSYIIKHKMLLFFALIMASINICFSLSDSIITGKLMQDCGVGLHKYAGNPTGFIKSLSFWLGLSLGAAMISRITKNFQDYFTNVVIQRTGAQMYTDGIKKSLDLPYADFEDQRSGETLSKLTKVRIDSEKLITLSISLIFQTIIGFIFVIIYVARIDFRISIIFLITAPIIALVSSYLGKKIKIVSKKIVNQTNALAGSTTESLRNIELVKSLGLTYQEEKRLNLNTFKILQLELEKVRFIRSLSFIQGTTVHFLRTCVVFTLYYFLFGGKIIVGDLLTMVFFTFFIFGPLQELGNFIIALNETKVSMENFKNLLSAPKEFRPKNPKHVGAIQSLLFSNVSFQHKTAKFKAVENINFEIKQGQTVAFVGPSGSGKTTLVKLLVGLYTPAEGQVLYNDIDSTDIDLLDLRKQLGFVTQDAQLFSGTIRENLLFVKPNATDEDLYDALKRASCDKLLRRAEDGLNTTIGEGGIKVSGGEKQRLSIARAILRNPNLLIFDEATSALDSITEEEINATIRNISDKNRITVLIAHRLSTVMHADRIFVLEQGKIIEQGKHDDLIVEKGLYYAMWRQQIGERK is encoded by the coding sequence ATGAAATTATTATATTCTTATATAATCAAACATAAAATGCTACTGTTTTTTGCTTTGATTATGGCTTCCATTAACATTTGTTTCAGTTTATCAGATTCTATTATTACCGGTAAATTAATGCAGGATTGCGGAGTTGGTTTACACAAATACGCAGGAAATCCAACTGGTTTCATCAAATCTTTATCCTTCTGGCTTGGTCTTTCGCTTGGTGCGGCCATGATTTCCAGAATAACCAAAAACTTTCAGGATTATTTCACGAATGTTGTCATCCAAAGAACTGGTGCACAAATGTATACTGATGGAATAAAAAAATCACTTGATTTACCTTATGCAGACTTTGAAGACCAGCGAAGCGGCGAAACTTTGAGCAAACTGACTAAAGTTCGAATCGATTCTGAAAAATTAATTACGCTTTCTATTTCTCTGATTTTTCAAACTATTATCGGATTCATATTTGTAATTATTTATGTTGCCCGAATTGATTTCCGTATTTCGATTATCTTTTTAATTACTGCTCCGATTATTGCTTTGGTAAGTTCATATTTAGGAAAAAAGATTAAAATTGTTTCCAAAAAAATCGTCAACCAAACCAATGCTTTGGCAGGTTCAACGACAGAAAGTTTACGAAATATAGAACTAGTAAAAAGTCTTGGCTTAACCTATCAGGAAGAAAAACGTTTGAATTTAAATACGTTTAAAATTCTTCAGTTAGAACTAGAGAAAGTTCGATTTATTAGAAGTTTGAGTTTTATTCAAGGAACAACAGTTCACTTTTTAAGAACTTGTGTTGTTTTTACTTTATACTACTTTCTATTTGGCGGAAAAATTATTGTGGGCGATTTGCTTACAATGGTCTTTTTTACATTTTTCATTTTTGGTCCTCTGCAAGAGCTTGGAAATTTTATTATTGCCCTTAATGAAACTAAAGTTTCTATGGAAAACTTCAAGAATTTATTGAGTGCTCCAAAAGAATTCCGTCCAAAAAATCCAAAACATGTGGGAGCTATTCAATCCTTATTATTTTCAAATGTGAGTTTTCAGCATAAAACAGCCAAATTTAAAGCGGTTGAAAATATTAATTTTGAAATTAAACAAGGCCAAACCGTAGCATTTGTGGGTCCGTCTGGTTCTGGAAAAACAACTTTAGTGAAATTATTGGTCGGATTATACACCCCAGCCGAAGGTCAGGTTTTATATAACGATATTGATTCAACTGATATTGATTTACTCGATTTAAGAAAACAATTAGGTTTCGTAACGCAGGATGCCCAATTATTCTCAGGAACAATTCGTGAAAACTTGTTATTCGTTAAGCCAAATGCAACCGACGAAGATTTATACGATGCCCTAAAAAGAGCAAGCTGTGACAAACTTTTAAGACGTGCCGAAGATGGTTTAAATACTACAATTGGCGAAGGCGGTATCAAAGTTTCGGGTGGAGAAAAACAACGCTTATCTATTGCCAGAGCGATTCTTAGAAATCCAAATTTATTGATTTTTGATGAAGCGACTTCCGCTTTGGATTCTATTACTGAAGAAGAAATTAATGCTACAATTAGAAACATTTCTGATAAAAATAGAATTACTGTTTTAATTGCTCACCGTTTATCTACTGTAATGCATGCTGATAGAATATTTGTTTTGGAACAAGGTAAAATCATTGAACAAGGTAAACATGATGATCTGATTGTTGAGAAAGGATTGTATTATGCCATGTGGCGTCAGCAGATTGGGGAAAGAAAATAA
- a CDS encoding GSCFA domain-containing protein yields MQFRTQIPISKSNFPIDYNSKLLSIGSCFAENMAEKFDYFKFQNETNPFGIIFNPVSIDRLFSRVCNQELFEEKDVFFHNERWHSFDVHSDLSNSDRQELLETLNKAVTETHQQVKEATHIIITLGTSWIYRNIESEEVVANCHKVPQKQFSKELLSVDVIQKSIENTINLIQNLNPQINFIFTISPVRHIKDGFVENQLSKSHLFAALHNVLKIDKSQFTSHNYFPSYEIMMDELRDYRFYSEDMIHPNQIAIDYIWKLFNENYISQESFALMQEVDEIQKSLRHRSFNPESEQHQKFLAKLQQKINALGDKLPHIKF; encoded by the coding sequence ATGCAATTTAGAACCCAAATTCCAATTTCAAAAAGTAATTTTCCTATCGATTATAATTCGAAATTACTTTCTATTGGTTCTTGTTTTGCAGAAAATATGGCGGAGAAATTCGATTACTTCAAATTTCAAAATGAAACAAATCCTTTTGGAATTATATTTAATCCCGTTTCAATAGACAGACTATTTAGCAGAGTCTGCAATCAGGAATTGTTTGAAGAAAAAGATGTTTTCTTTCATAATGAACGCTGGCACAGTTTTGATGTTCATTCGGATTTAAGCAATTCAGACAGGCAGGAATTGTTAGAAACATTAAATAAAGCGGTCACTGAAACACATCAACAAGTAAAAGAAGCTACTCACATTATAATTACATTAGGAACTTCTTGGATTTACAGAAATATAGAAAGTGAAGAAGTAGTTGCTAATTGTCATAAAGTCCCTCAAAAGCAATTTTCAAAAGAATTATTATCTGTTGATGTCATTCAAAAAAGTATTGAGAATACAATCAATTTAATTCAAAATTTAAATCCACAGATAAATTTCATTTTTACGATTTCTCCAGTTCGTCATATAAAAGACGGTTTCGTAGAAAACCAGTTAAGTAAATCGCATTTATTTGCGGCGCTGCACAACGTTTTAAAAATTGACAAATCACAATTCACAAGTCATAACTATTTCCCGTCTTACGAAATAATGATGGATGAACTTCGCGACTATCGTTTCTATTCAGAAGATATGATTCATCCTAATCAAATTGCGATAGATTATATCTGGAAACTTTTCAACGAAAATTATATTTCACAAGAGAGTTTTGCGCTAATGCAGGAAGTAGACGAAATTCAGAAAAGCCTGCGCCACAGAAGCTTCAATCCAGAATCTGAACAGCATCAAAAATTCCTGGCAAAATTACAGCAGAAAATAAATGCATTAGGAGATAAACTTCCACATATAAAATTTTAA
- a CDS encoding translocation/assembly module TamB domain-containing protein — protein MNKKPIHYFKKTLRVLLWCVVSIVALLLLLIILIQVPSVQNFVKDKAITFLHNKIKTKVSLDHISIKFPKDVVLEGFYFEDQKKDTLLAGKRLEVDVDLFKLVSSELEINSVSLENVKANISRNKDGVFNFDYIIKAFESKEPKVEDPDAKPFKISVVKVNLDQVKFNFKDDFSKNDIRVNLTHFDTKFKKFDLDQMDFNIPNINLNGLKVVLDQDVVERIAEVSVKTVDTISKRPDFKLALNKITLAKIDILYDNKDSKLNSGIRLGNLNLAVKEINLNKQLLDFETFEVKNLSGNLRLGAKDKQIQAPDLDSTSIKQAGWKVKLNDANLENIAFKFDDMQSKPKTKGLDYSHLDLSKFNFKAEKLYYANDTISGNIKTLTVNEKSGLEIQALKTDFFYGPKNAYLNNLYLKTPQTLVQDKIKAAYKSLESLQKDLGNLAVDANLKQSKIGFKDILLFVPDLQKTNPFKSNPNAILYVDSRVNGKVKDLNISKFEMSGIGSTRVSLSGKIAGLPDAQKAYYDLNIKNISSTAKDINMFVPAGTIPKNIQLPSQLNLQGKFKGSVQNFKTNLALKSSFGNAKVDALFDQRIKKREKYDATVYLLDFNVGRLIKNDSIGKITLKAKVKGNGLDPKTANAVIDGLVQKAVFNRYTYKDLALKGNIENGSFAVKSGMKDPNLNFDLTASGDTKDKYPSIKLKLNLDIADLEKLNLHAGPMKLRGNVDADIANSNPDFLNGKVFLSNIQILQDAEPIVLDSIRVLAFADKDSNSIKISSQFLKAEVVGKYKLTTLSNSIQKSLSKYIDLQNPKVNAESDEQRLAFKLKVDNDPVLFKLLPKLTGLEPFTINGNYKNQTDSLAIKGTIPRIVYADNTISDGRINIEAKENALEYLVSVATIESGSLKIPFTSLSGKVENNVLTYALEVKDVKDKQQYYIAGNLNHENSKNIFKIDAENFVLNYDKWNVDPENAIEFGDKRLYINKFYLENSGNQLKIQSQGTQNNAPLQVDFVNFKIETIMNMVKKDELLMQGLINGNALVENVMTNPTFTSDLKIDDFTFKAEKVGDLEIKVDNKTANTLAANVALSDEGNDVKLTGDYKLDAGNFDFDVAINKLNIKSVQGFSMGNITEGKGFLSGNFKLTGNTSAPKINGELNFNDAAFRVTQLNSYFKIGQEKITFNNETISFDKFSLFDENDNELYVNGTIQSADFVKYNFNLLVEANDFRAINSKAADNDLFYGDLFLDTKLNIKGNLDSPVVDGTIKINKETKFTVVLPQSDPSIADREGIVEFVDEDNMYLKQTVDMQNKLDQSELKGMDVNVAITIDKEAELTLLIDKGNGDYLKLKGEAELVGGIDQSGKTTLTGKYEFSDGAYEMNFNGIRRKFDIQKGSYITWNGEPTLANLNITAIYKVDAAPIDLLGNQLKSEPQTVQNTYKQKLPFQTLLKMNGELMKPEISFGITLPEGNYNVASDVVELTQTRLKQLEQDPAELNKQVFALLLLNRFVGENPFSSESGGASAESFARQSVSKILSQQLNNLAGELITGVEVNFDLESTEDYTTGTMQNRTDLNVEVSKRLLDDRLKVTVGSSFGVEGQERANEESTNIAGDVALDYQLTKDGRYMVRAYRKNQYQVAVEGQVVETGVAFVITMSYNKFRELFHRSEQEKEMIREEKIRKEKQKQKEKEAKEKPEIQNQEEKQIEGNEQKT, from the coding sequence ATGAATAAGAAACCCATTCATTATTTTAAAAAAACACTTCGTGTACTGTTATGGTGCGTGGTTTCTATAGTGGCACTTTTACTTCTTCTTATTATATTAATTCAAGTTCCATCAGTTCAGAATTTCGTTAAAGACAAAGCGATTACTTTCCTTCATAATAAGATTAAGACCAAGGTTTCGTTAGATCATATTTCTATTAAATTTCCAAAAGATGTAGTGCTGGAAGGTTTTTATTTTGAAGACCAGAAAAAAGATACCTTACTGGCTGGTAAGAGATTAGAGGTTGATGTTGATCTTTTTAAATTGGTAAGCAGCGAACTCGAAATCAATTCGGTTTCTCTAGAAAATGTAAAAGCTAATATTTCACGAAATAAAGATGGTGTTTTTAACTTCGATTACATCATTAAAGCGTTTGAATCTAAAGAACCAAAAGTTGAAGATCCAGATGCAAAACCTTTCAAAATTTCTGTAGTAAAAGTAAATCTGGATCAGGTAAAATTCAATTTTAAAGACGATTTCTCTAAAAATGACATTCGCGTTAATCTGACACATTTCGATACCAAATTCAAGAAATTTGACCTTGATCAAATGGATTTTAATATTCCGAATATTAATTTAAATGGCTTAAAAGTAGTTTTAGATCAAGATGTTGTGGAAAGAATTGCCGAAGTTTCGGTTAAGACTGTCGATACCATTTCAAAACGCCCAGATTTCAAACTTGCGCTGAATAAAATCACTTTAGCTAAAATTGATATTTTATACGACAACAAAGATTCAAAATTAAATTCGGGCATTCGTTTAGGAAATTTGAATTTGGCTGTAAAGGAAATTAACCTCAATAAGCAGCTTTTAGATTTTGAAACTTTTGAAGTGAAAAACCTTAGCGGAAATTTACGATTAGGTGCAAAAGACAAACAAATTCAAGCGCCGGATTTAGACTCAACTTCTATCAAACAAGCAGGCTGGAAAGTTAAGCTGAATGATGCCAATCTAGAAAATATAGCTTTTAAATTTGATGATATGCAGTCAAAACCTAAAACAAAAGGTTTAGATTACAGTCATTTAGATTTGAGTAAATTCAATTTTAAAGCAGAGAAATTATATTATGCAAATGATACGATTTCTGGAAACATAAAAACACTTACAGTAAACGAAAAAAGCGGTTTAGAAATCCAGGCTCTAAAAACAGATTTCTTTTACGGACCAAAAAATGCGTATTTGAATAATTTGTATTTGAAAACGCCTCAAACACTTGTGCAGGATAAAATTAAAGCAGCATACAAATCGCTGGAATCTCTTCAAAAAGATTTAGGAAATTTGGCTGTTGATGCTAATTTGAAACAATCAAAAATTGGTTTCAAAGACATTTTATTGTTTGTGCCAGATTTACAAAAAACAAATCCGTTTAAGAGCAATCCAAATGCAATTTTGTATGTGGACAGCCGAGTAAATGGAAAAGTAAAAGATCTGAATATTTCGAAATTCGAAATGAGCGGAATAGGTTCTACAAGAGTTTCCCTTTCGGGGAAAATCGCCGGACTGCCGGATGCGCAAAAAGCCTATTACGACTTGAATATTAAAAACATTTCGAGCACTGCAAAAGACATTAATATGTTTGTGCCGGCTGGGACAATTCCAAAAAATATCCAACTGCCTTCTCAACTAAATCTACAGGGAAAATTTAAAGGATCGGTTCAAAACTTTAAAACCAATCTGGCCTTAAAAAGCAGTTTCGGAAATGCAAAAGTTGATGCTTTATTTGATCAGCGTATTAAAAAAAGAGAAAAATACGATGCAACGGTTTATTTACTGGATTTTAATGTAGGCCGATTAATTAAAAACGATTCGATCGGAAAAATTACGCTTAAAGCGAAAGTAAAAGGAAATGGTTTAGACCCTAAAACGGCAAATGCGGTAATTGATGGTCTGGTGCAAAAAGCTGTTTTTAATCGCTATACGTACAAAGATTTAGCTTTAAAAGGAAATATCGAAAATGGTTCTTTCGCTGTAAAATCTGGAATGAAAGATCCAAATCTGAATTTTGATTTAACAGCTTCAGGTGATACCAAAGACAAGTATCCAAGTATAAAATTAAAGTTAAATCTAGATATAGCCGATTTAGAAAAACTGAATCTGCATGCCGGACCAATGAAGCTTCGCGGAAATGTGGATGCAGATATAGCAAACAGCAATCCTGATTTCTTAAACGGAAAAGTTTTTCTTTCGAACATTCAGATTTTGCAGGATGCCGAACCAATTGTTTTAGATTCGATCCGCGTTCTTGCTTTTGCAGATAAAGACAGTAATTCGATTAAAATTTCGTCACAATTCTTAAAAGCTGAGGTAGTAGGAAAATATAAGCTGACTACTTTATCTAATTCAATTCAAAAATCATTGTCTAAATATATTGACCTTCAAAATCCGAAAGTCAATGCAGAATCTGACGAACAGCGATTGGCGTTCAAATTAAAAGTAGACAATGATCCTGTGCTTTTTAAATTATTGCCAAAATTAACTGGATTAGAGCCTTTTACCATAAATGGAAATTATAAAAACCAAACAGATTCGTTAGCCATAAAAGGAACTATTCCGAGAATCGTGTATGCCGATAATACTATTTCAGACGGAAGAATCAATATTGAAGCCAAAGAAAATGCTTTAGAATATTTGGTTTCTGTGGCTACAATCGAAAGCGGTTCTCTTAAAATTCCGTTTACTAGTTTGTCTGGAAAAGTAGAAAACAATGTTTTGACGTATGCGCTGGAAGTGAAAGATGTTAAAGACAAACAGCAATATTATATTGCTGGAAATCTGAACCATGAAAATTCTAAAAACATCTTTAAAATTGATGCAGAAAACTTCGTTTTAAATTATGATAAATGGAATGTTGATCCTGAAAATGCAATTGAATTTGGAGATAAAAGACTTTATATCAATAAGTTTTATCTAGAAAATTCTGGTAATCAATTAAAAATTCAATCGCAGGGAACTCAAAATAACGCACCGCTTCAGGTTGATTTTGTGAACTTCAAAATTGAGACCATTATGAATATGGTTAAAAAAGATGAATTGTTGATGCAGGGTCTGATAAACGGAAATGCTTTGGTTGAAAACGTTATGACCAATCCGACATTTACATCAGATTTAAAAATTGATGATTTTACTTTTAAAGCAGAAAAAGTAGGTGATTTAGAAATAAAAGTGGATAATAAAACCGCTAATACGCTTGCCGCAAATGTTGCTTTAAGCGACGAAGGAAATGATGTAAAATTAACTGGAGATTATAAACTGGATGCAGGGAATTTTGACTTTGATGTTGCAATTAATAAGTTGAATATCAAAAGTGTTCAAGGTTTTAGTATGGGAAATATAACAGAAGGAAAAGGTTTTCTATCTGGAAATTTTAAATTGACAGGAAATACTTCTGCTCCAAAAATTAATGGCGAATTGAATTTTAATGATGCCGCTTTTAGAGTCACACAATTGAATTCGTACTTTAAAATTGGACAAGAAAAAATCACGTTTAATAATGAAACAATCTCATTTGATAAGTTCTCACTTTTTGATGAAAATGATAACGAATTGTATGTAAACGGAACAATTCAATCGGCTGATTTTGTGAAGTATAATTTTAATCTTCTGGTAGAAGCAAATGATTTTAGAGCCATAAACTCTAAAGCAGCAGATAATGATTTATTCTATGGTGATTTGTTTTTGGATACCAAATTGAATATCAAAGGAAATTTGGATAGTCCAGTTGTCGACGGAACAATCAAAATAAATAAAGAAACAAAATTTACGGTTGTATTGCCGCAGTCAGATCCTTCAATTGCAGATCGAGAAGGAATTGTAGAGTTTGTTGATGAAGACAATATGTATCTGAAACAAACTGTTGACATGCAGAATAAACTCGATCAATCGGAATTGAAAGGAATGGATGTAAACGTTGCCATTACGATTGATAAAGAAGCAGAATTGACTTTGCTGATCGATAAAGGAAATGGTGATTATCTAAAATTAAAAGGTGAAGCAGAATTAGTCGGAGGAATCGATCAATCGGGTAAAACAACTTTGACTGGTAAATATGAGTTTTCGGATGGAGCGTACGAAATGAATTTCAATGGTATCAGAAGAAAATTTGATATTCAGAAAGGAAGTTACATCACATGGAATGGTGAGCCGACATTAGCCAACTTAAATATAACAGCCATTTATAAAGTAGATGCAGCGCCGATTGATTTATTGGGTAACCAGTTAAAAAGTGAACCTCAAACGGTGCAAAATACATATAAACAGAAACTTCCTTTTCAGACTTTATTGAAAATGAACGGCGAGCTGATGAAACCAGAAATTTCTTTTGGAATTACACTTCCTGAAGGAAATTATAATGTTGCCTCAGATGTGGTTGAACTTACGCAGACAAGGTTAAAACAACTGGAACAAGACCCGGCAGAATTAAATAAACAGGTTTTTGCACTTTTATTATTAAATAGATTTGTTGGAGAAAATCCGTTTTCGAGCGAAAGCGGCGGTGCAAGTGCTGAATCTTTTGCCAGACAAAGTGTGAGTAAAATACTTTCGCAGCAGTTAAACAATCTTGCAGGCGAACTGATTACTGGGGTTGAAGTGAATTTTGACTTAGAATCTACAGAAGATTACACAACTGGAACGATGCAGAATAGAACCGACCTAAATGTTGAAGTTTCTAAAAGACTGCTGGATGATAGATTGAAAGTAACAGTTGGAAGCAGTTTTGGTGTTGAAGGCCAAGAACGTGCAAACGAAGAAAGTACAAATATTGCAGGTGACGTTGCTCTAGACTATCAATTAACAAAAGACGGACGATATATGGTTCGTGCCTATAGAAAAAACCAATATCAAGTTGCTGTTGAAGGTCAGGTTGTTGAAACAGGAGTTGCGTTTGTGATTACAATGAGTTACAACAAATTTAGAGAATTGTTTCATCGCAGTGAGCAGGAAAAAGAAATGATCCGCGAAGAAAAAATTCGAAAAGAAAAGCAAAAACAGAAAGAAAAGGAAGCAAAAGAAAAACCAGAAATACAAAATCAGGAAGAAAAACAAATTGAAGGAAATGAGCAGAAAACATAA
- the tamL gene encoding translocation and assembly module lipoprotein TamL: MSRKHKHITHFYIKCMTLFSLFFIVGCSNTKYLPEGDLLYVGGSVTVKDSLMKKKDRKALETELKDLLRPKPNKQILGLRPKLWIYNLAGEPKKQKGTRYWLRNKMGEAPVLFSKVDLDYNASVLRNFTENRGYFKSRVSADSTVRNKRVTAEYTVTPKQQYIIKSVIFPDDSLRISKIIAKSHRRSLLKVGKPYDLDVIKAERERIDARLKENGYFYFNPDYILAKVDSTKGNHEVKIRLVIKDDTPVKALTSYKIDKIFVYPNYSLTNDSAVYRKRNITQYKDFTIIDTAETFKPRVYDRTIYFKKGDLYNRKDHNLTLNRFVNLGTFSFVKNEFKPSDSIPNALNSYYYLTLLPKKFIRVEVIGKTNSASYTGTELNLNWNNRNFFRGAELFTASIFGGADFQLGGVNKGRNIYKLGGEVSLTWPRFITPFNIQGNSEFVPRTKATLRYEYQKRTQLYALNSFNTSFGYLWKENIRKEHQLNVIDITYVSPNHVTPEYLADIEQDEALRRVIEKQLIFGPTYNYTYTNTMQKRRKNTIYFNGELDLAGNLTGLITGANIKKNDTIKIFDVPFSQYVKIKTDFRHYLKLGKESELASRLIVGAGFAYGNSNTLPTSKQFVVGGTNSIRAFRARTLGPGSYVIPPTTNNNYTPDQSADLKLEFNTEYRAKLFSIVRGAVFLDAGNIWLLNADPNKPGAEISKDFMKELAVGAGVGLRFDLSFLILRTDLAIPLRNPALPDGQRWVIDKIDFGDSSWRKDNLILNIAIGYPF; the protein is encoded by the coding sequence ATGAGCAGAAAACATAAACATATAACACATTTTTATATCAAGTGTATGACACTGTTTTCCTTGTTTTTTATTGTAGGATGCAGTAATACGAAATATCTTCCAGAAGGCGATTTGCTTTATGTCGGCGGTTCGGTTACCGTAAAAGATTCTCTCATGAAAAAGAAAGACCGTAAGGCGCTGGAAACCGAATTGAAAGATTTATTGCGTCCAAAACCGAACAAACAGATTTTGGGTTTACGCCCTAAATTATGGATTTATAACTTGGCAGGCGAACCTAAAAAACAAAAAGGAACCAGATATTGGCTGCGTAATAAAATGGGTGAAGCACCAGTTTTATTCAGCAAAGTTGATTTAGATTATAATGCATCGGTTTTGCGAAACTTTACGGAAAACAGAGGTTATTTTAAAAGCCGTGTAAGCGCCGATTCGACTGTTCGAAATAAAAGAGTAACTGCAGAATATACCGTTACTCCGAAGCAGCAATACATCATAAAAAGTGTTATTTTTCCTGATGATTCTTTAAGAATATCAAAGATTATAGCTAAGAGCCATCGTAGAAGTCTTCTTAAAGTTGGAAAGCCTTACGATTTGGATGTCATTAAAGCTGAGAGAGAACGTATTGATGCGAGATTAAAAGAAAATGGATATTTTTATTTTAATCCAGATTACATTTTGGCAAAAGTAGACAGTACCAAAGGAAATCATGAAGTGAAAATTAGACTTGTCATTAAAGATGATACGCCGGTAAAAGCGTTGACTTCTTACAAGATTGATAAAATATTTGTTTATCCAAATTATTCACTTACAAATGATAGTGCCGTTTACCGAAAAAGAAATATCACACAATACAAAGATTTTACAATAATAGACACTGCGGAAACTTTTAAACCAAGAGTTTATGATCGAACGATTTACTTTAAAAAAGGAGATTTATACAATAGAAAAGATCACAATTTAACTTTAAACCGATTTGTAAATCTTGGAACATTCAGTTTTGTGAAAAACGAATTTAAACCATCTGATTCGATTCCGAATGCTTTAAATTCCTATTATTATTTAACCTTGCTTCCTAAAAAATTTATTCGTGTTGAAGTTATTGGTAAAACCAATTCAGCAAGTTATACGGGGACAGAATTAAACCTAAACTGGAACAATCGAAACTTTTTCAGAGGAGCGGAATTATTTACAGCTTCAATTTTTGGAGGTGCTGATTTCCAGCTTGGCGGAGTAAATAAAGGAAGAAATATTTATAAACTCGGGGGAGAAGTTAGTTTGACTTGGCCGCGATTTATTACACCATTTAATATACAAGGAAACAGCGAATTTGTACCAAGAACGAAAGCAACTTTGCGTTACGAATATCAAAAAAGAACACAGTTGTATGCTTTGAATTCTTTTAATACTTCATTTGGTTATTTATGGAAAGAAAATATTCGTAAAGAACATCAGTTAAATGTAATTGACATTACTTACGTGAGTCCAAATCATGTTACACCAGAATATTTGGCTGATATTGAGCAGGATGAGGCATTAAGAAGAGTAATTGAAAAGCAGTTGATTTTTGGCCCAACGTACAACTATACTTATACGAACACCATGCAGAAACGCCGAAAAAACACCATCTATTTTAATGGTGAATTGGATTTGGCAGGAAACCTAACAGGTTTGATAACAGGTGCAAATATTAAAAAGAACGACACTATAAAAATATTTGATGTTCCGTTTAGCCAATATGTAAAAATCAAAACAGATTTCAGGCATTATCTAAAACTTGGTAAAGAAAGCGAATTAGCCAGCCGATTGATTGTTGGTGCTGGATTTGCTTATGGAAACTCCAATACACTTCCAACTTCAAAACAATTTGTAGTAGGAGGAACCAATAGTATTAGGGCTTTTAGAGCCAGAACGTTGGGGCCGGGGAGTTATGTGATTCCGCCGACTACGAATAATAATTATACACCAGATCAATCAGCAGATTTGAAATTGGAATTTAATACAGAATATCGAGCTAAATTGTTTAGTATTGTTCGAGGAGCAGTGTTCTTAGATGCTGGAAATATTTGGCTTTTAAATGCCGATCCAAATAAACCAGGAGCTGAAATTTCAAAAGATTTTATGAAAGAACTTGCGGTGGGCGCCGGAGTAGGTTTGCGTTTTGATTTGTCGTTTTTGATTTTAAGAACAGATTTAGCAATTCCGCTTCGTAATCCTGCGCTTCCAGATGGACAGCGCTGGGTGATTGATAAGATTGATTTTGGAGATAGTTCTTGGAGAAAAGACAACCTGATTTTGAATATTGCGATCGGATATCCGTTCTAA
- a CDS encoding DUF4230 domain-containing protein has protein sequence MQNLIKRIIGVCIIVLLIVLAFKYCQFKKEDDSDIQYNTNLIQQQILNVGKLVVTEGHFSEVITYKNQQKYLMDMVSFEKKALVVVNANVTVAYDLHKMKYDIDEKNKTITILNIPKEEITINPDIQFYDVEQSKLNPFTGDDYNKINKSVKANLAKKIEKSTLKTNAQNRLISELSKILIMTNSMGWKLQYNGKVIESETELNQDLKL, from the coding sequence ATGCAAAACTTAATCAAGAGAATTATAGGTGTCTGTATCATCGTTTTATTAATTGTTCTGGCTTTTAAATATTGCCAGTTTAAGAAAGAAGACGATTCTGATATTCAGTATAATACTAATTTAATTCAGCAGCAGATTCTTAATGTCGGGAAATTAGTTGTCACCGAAGGACATTTTTCGGAAGTGATCACTTATAAAAACCAGCAAAAGTATTTAATGGATATGGTTTCTTTTGAGAAAAAGGCGCTCGTAGTGGTAAATGCAAATGTTACAGTTGCTTATGATCTGCATAAAATGAAATACGACATCGATGAAAAAAATAAAACGATTACCATTTTAAATATTCCAAAAGAAGAAATTACTATAAATCCAGATATTCAGTTTTATGATGTTGAACAAAGTAAACTGAATCCGTTTACGGGAGATGACTACAATAAAATCAATAAATCGGTAAAAGCCAATCTGGCTAAAAAAATCGAGAAATCAACTCTAAAAACAAACGCTCAAAACCGATTGATAAGTGAATTGTCAAAAATCTTAATCATGACAAATTCAATGGGCTGGAAGTTACAATACAACGGAAAAGTTATTGAATCTGAGACTGAGTTAAATCAAGATTTGAAGTTGTAG